The following are from one region of the Mixophyes fleayi isolate aMixFle1 chromosome 7, aMixFle1.hap1, whole genome shotgun sequence genome:
- the LOC142098374 gene encoding uncharacterized protein LOC142098374 isoform X2 — translation MMGRPLGSCGAQKKLASRQTKNVHMGASHEQIHSADSSPRSPYKVLSKTARMSSGFRGIAEQGPSSEAHSSCCPSLLLEATDLSGYGAKLQKMKDGLIGSALDLIKKSCSAESPSSGSCDDTTSQEQSDQSSAVSMTTQSWQKVPTHEVPSDPKLNLCSPGCRRSSSDMTHEAGESGKTPRGSRLRPHFSDPMPTDAVKRKQLELKIAAAARHHAQRRRQDKENGPVLMKANTTTSCSSGKESIYNAGRSHRTRHRWSNISSLSTDSGIVGVNDEREECEGSTRPTKPGEVERVDSGIGDALSRRWRARVAETTASLEAWEAHRPCTDCGEGNSAMDAESRGKRRETLCMKCVTRRMERKEAVLEFVNTESSYGEDLRIIKEEFYLPMQTAGLLTNEQLAVVFSNIQELIDLNEKFLEVLQDEIDQAFDQGDDDLMTVCIGEIFLEFVNMLPEFQTYCLQQPTSVGTLNALEKEKELLRIFLDVSQNDNTALRRMNLRSFLMAPLQRVTKYPLLLSRILKSTTEFHPDHSSLWEAKSRIESHLEHINMKTKQEGNTWTLRTFRRESRKNREVTNIEMREMAIKQVGWPREETRFIKEGPLQLAQPTDGQWVKKGCKSLKFQNVHALLMVNVKKTSDGGLEASSSAKTAKDAVLVLIKDKSNGKFVMLRDPLRLAHCVVSTDPDCEDTFELLEIRREGFVFRDSDSSRTQHWFQQIKNYSSHLGTWRKRRNALPNIMISTVQTRS, via the exons TGGAGCACAGAAGAAATTAGCATCAAGACAAACAAAAAATGTCCACATG GGTGCGTCACATGAGCAGATTCATTCAGCAGACTCCTCTCCCCGGTCGCCGTACAAAGTGCTCAGTAAAACTGCTAGAAT GTCTAGTGGATTCCGCGGCATTGCTGAGCAGGGTCCCTCTTCTGAAGCCCACTCTTCTTGCTGTCCATCTTTGCTTTTAGAAGCAACTGATCTGTCCGGTTATGGTGCCAAGCTGCAGAAAATGAAGGATGGCCTCATAGGATCAGCTCTGGATCTTATCAAGAAAAG CTGTAGCGCTGAATCTCCATCCAGTGGATCATGTGACGATACCACGTCGCAGGAGCAAAGCGATCAATCGTCTGCTGTCTCCATGACAACGCAAAGCTGGCAGAAGGTTCCAACTCATGAGGTGCCCTCTGACCCCAAACTCAAT CTGTGCAGTCCTGGGTGCCGCAGATCCAGCTCCGACATGACTCATGAAGCCGGGGAGTCAGGGAAAACCCCGCGTGGGAGTCGCCTGCGCCCACATTTCAGTGACCCCATGCCGACCGACGCAGTGAAAAGGAAACAGCTGGAGCTGAAAATTGCGGCAGCCGCACGTCACCACGCGCAGAGACGGAGGCAGGACAAGGAGAACG GACCGGTATTGATGAAAGCCAACACTACAACCTCCTGCAGCTCTGGGAAGGAAAGCATTTACAACGCAGGACGTTCCCACCGAACGCGGCATCGCTGGAGTAACATCAGCAGCCTGAGCACCGACAGTGGGATCGTTGGTGTCAACGATGAGAGAGAGGAGTGTGAAGGCAGCACGAGACCAACGAAGCCAGGAGAAGTGGAGAGGGTGGATAGCGGCATCGGAGACGCACTTTCCAGGAGGTGGCGAGCAAGAGTAGCTGAAACTACCGCTTCTCTAGAGGCGTGGGAGGCACACCGCCCATGCACAGACTGTGGGGAGGGCAATTCAGCAATGGATGCTGAAAGCCGAGGCAAAAGGAGAGAGACGTTATGCATGAAATGTGTCACTCGTAGGATGGAACGTAAGGAAGCCGTATTGGAATTTGTCAACACGGAATCGAGCTACGGGGAGGATCTGCGGATAATAAAAGAGGAATTCTACCTCCCTATGCAGACGGCAGGGCTGCTGACCAATGAACAGCTAGCCGTTGTGTTCAGCAACATACAGGAACTCATCGATCTCAATGAGAAGTTCCTCGAGGTCCTACAGGATGAAATTGACCAAGCGTTTGACCAG GGTGACGACGACCTGATGACAGTCTGCATTGGGGAGATCTTTTTGGAGTTTGTGAACATGTTACCAGAGTTTCAGACCTACTGCCTCCAGCAGCCGACCTCAGTAGGGACACTCAACGCcctggagaaagagaaggagctTCTGAG AATTTTCCTGGATGTGTCTCAGAATGACAACACTGCCCTACGACGCATGAACCTCCGATCATTCCTCATGGCTCCTTTACAAAGGGTCACCAAGTACCCGCTCCTGCTGAGCCGGATCCTCAAGAGTACAACGGAGTTTCACCCCGATCACAGCAGTTTGTGGGAAGCCAAAAGCCGTATTGAATCTCACTTAGAGCACATCAACATGAAAACCAAGCAGGAGGGGAACACATGGACGCTGAGGACCTTCCGCAGGGAGAGCAGAAAGAACAGGGAAGTGACCAACATTGAGATGAGAGAGATGGCCATCAAGCAAGTTGGTTGGCCAAGAGAGGAGACGCGCTTTATCAAGGAAGGACCTCTGCAGTTGGCACAGCCTACAGATGGCCAATGGGTCAAGAAAGGTTGTAAGTCTCTTAAGTTCCAGAACGTGCATGCCCTACTGATGGTGAACGTGAAGAAGACTTCTGACGGTGGTCTGGAAGCTAGTTCTTCTGCCAAAACAGCTAAAGATGCTGTTTTGGTGCTGATCAAAGACAAAAGCAACGGAAAGTTTGTGATGCTCAGGGACCCCCTGAGACTTGCCCACTGCGTGGTGTCCACCGACCCGGACTGTGAAGATACCTTTGAACTCTTGGAGATCAGGAGAGAAGGGTTTGTGTTCCGAGACAGTGACAGCTCCCGAACTCAGCACTGGTTCCAACAGATTAAAAATTACTCCAGCCATCTTGGAACCTGGAGGAAACGTCGCAATGCTCTCCCAAACATAATGATAAGCACAGTGCAAACAAGGTCATGA
- the LOC142098374 gene encoding uncharacterized protein LOC142098374 isoform X3 yields MHSGAQKKLASRQTKNVHMGASHEQIHSADSSPRSPYKVLSKTARMSSGFRGIAEQGPSSEAHSSCCPSLLLEATDLSGYGAKLQKMKDGLIGSALDLIKKSCSAESPSSGSCDDTTSQEQSDQSSAVSMTTQSWQKVPTHEVPSDPKLNLCSPGCRRSSSDMTHEAGESGKTPRGSRLRPHFSDPMPTDAVKRKQLELKIAAAARHHAQRRRQDKENGPVLMKANTTTSCSSGKESIYNAGRSHRTRHRWSNISSLSTDSGIVGVNDEREECEGSTRPTKPGEVERVDSGIGDALSRRWRARVAETTASLEAWEAHRPCTDCGEGNSAMDAESRGKRRETLCMKCVTRRMERKEAVLEFVNTESSYGEDLRIIKEEFYLPMQTAGLLTNEQLAVVFSNIQELIDLNEKFLEVLQDEIDQAFDQGDDDLMTVCIGEIFLEFVNMLPEFQTYCLQQPTSVGTLNALEKEKELLRIFLDVSQNDNTALRRMNLRSFLMAPLQRVTKYPLLLSRILKSTTEFHPDHSSLWEAKSRIESHLEHINMKTKQEGNTWTLRTFRRESRKNREVTNIEMREMAIKQVGWPREETRFIKEGPLQLAQPTDGQWVKKGCKSLKFQNVHALLMVNVKKTSDGGLEASSSAKTAKDAVLVLIKDKSNGKFVMLRDPLRLAHCVVSTDPDCEDTFELLEIRREGFVFRDSDSSRTQHWFQQIKNYSSHLGTWRKRRNALPNIMISTVQTRS; encoded by the exons TGGAGCACAGAAGAAATTAGCATCAAGACAAACAAAAAATGTCCACATG GGTGCGTCACATGAGCAGATTCATTCAGCAGACTCCTCTCCCCGGTCGCCGTACAAAGTGCTCAGTAAAACTGCTAGAAT GTCTAGTGGATTCCGCGGCATTGCTGAGCAGGGTCCCTCTTCTGAAGCCCACTCTTCTTGCTGTCCATCTTTGCTTTTAGAAGCAACTGATCTGTCCGGTTATGGTGCCAAGCTGCAGAAAATGAAGGATGGCCTCATAGGATCAGCTCTGGATCTTATCAAGAAAAG CTGTAGCGCTGAATCTCCATCCAGTGGATCATGTGACGATACCACGTCGCAGGAGCAAAGCGATCAATCGTCTGCTGTCTCCATGACAACGCAAAGCTGGCAGAAGGTTCCAACTCATGAGGTGCCCTCTGACCCCAAACTCAAT CTGTGCAGTCCTGGGTGCCGCAGATCCAGCTCCGACATGACTCATGAAGCCGGGGAGTCAGGGAAAACCCCGCGTGGGAGTCGCCTGCGCCCACATTTCAGTGACCCCATGCCGACCGACGCAGTGAAAAGGAAACAGCTGGAGCTGAAAATTGCGGCAGCCGCACGTCACCACGCGCAGAGACGGAGGCAGGACAAGGAGAACG GACCGGTATTGATGAAAGCCAACACTACAACCTCCTGCAGCTCTGGGAAGGAAAGCATTTACAACGCAGGACGTTCCCACCGAACGCGGCATCGCTGGAGTAACATCAGCAGCCTGAGCACCGACAGTGGGATCGTTGGTGTCAACGATGAGAGAGAGGAGTGTGAAGGCAGCACGAGACCAACGAAGCCAGGAGAAGTGGAGAGGGTGGATAGCGGCATCGGAGACGCACTTTCCAGGAGGTGGCGAGCAAGAGTAGCTGAAACTACCGCTTCTCTAGAGGCGTGGGAGGCACACCGCCCATGCACAGACTGTGGGGAGGGCAATTCAGCAATGGATGCTGAAAGCCGAGGCAAAAGGAGAGAGACGTTATGCATGAAATGTGTCACTCGTAGGATGGAACGTAAGGAAGCCGTATTGGAATTTGTCAACACGGAATCGAGCTACGGGGAGGATCTGCGGATAATAAAAGAGGAATTCTACCTCCCTATGCAGACGGCAGGGCTGCTGACCAATGAACAGCTAGCCGTTGTGTTCAGCAACATACAGGAACTCATCGATCTCAATGAGAAGTTCCTCGAGGTCCTACAGGATGAAATTGACCAAGCGTTTGACCAG GGTGACGACGACCTGATGACAGTCTGCATTGGGGAGATCTTTTTGGAGTTTGTGAACATGTTACCAGAGTTTCAGACCTACTGCCTCCAGCAGCCGACCTCAGTAGGGACACTCAACGCcctggagaaagagaaggagctTCTGAG AATTTTCCTGGATGTGTCTCAGAATGACAACACTGCCCTACGACGCATGAACCTCCGATCATTCCTCATGGCTCCTTTACAAAGGGTCACCAAGTACCCGCTCCTGCTGAGCCGGATCCTCAAGAGTACAACGGAGTTTCACCCCGATCACAGCAGTTTGTGGGAAGCCAAAAGCCGTATTGAATCTCACTTAGAGCACATCAACATGAAAACCAAGCAGGAGGGGAACACATGGACGCTGAGGACCTTCCGCAGGGAGAGCAGAAAGAACAGGGAAGTGACCAACATTGAGATGAGAGAGATGGCCATCAAGCAAGTTGGTTGGCCAAGAGAGGAGACGCGCTTTATCAAGGAAGGACCTCTGCAGTTGGCACAGCCTACAGATGGCCAATGGGTCAAGAAAGGTTGTAAGTCTCTTAAGTTCCAGAACGTGCATGCCCTACTGATGGTGAACGTGAAGAAGACTTCTGACGGTGGTCTGGAAGCTAGTTCTTCTGCCAAAACAGCTAAAGATGCTGTTTTGGTGCTGATCAAAGACAAAAGCAACGGAAAGTTTGTGATGCTCAGGGACCCCCTGAGACTTGCCCACTGCGTGGTGTCCACCGACCCGGACTGTGAAGATACCTTTGAACTCTTGGAGATCAGGAGAGAAGGGTTTGTGTTCCGAGACAGTGACAGCTCCCGAACTCAGCACTGGTTCCAACAGATTAAAAATTACTCCAGCCATCTTGGAACCTGGAGGAAACGTCGCAATGCTCTCCCAAACATAATGATAAGCACAGTGCAAACAAGGTCATGA
- the LOC142098374 gene encoding uncharacterized protein LOC142098374 isoform X1, which translates to MDTQRHHGCYSGPLYLLQHPCANLPCPSAMTYIRADDPHEHSRIIPSPPTYQLCTNHGLKAASAGSMHPLKSVVCHVVGEEFHPLQACHAGAPAAGTIAEPRLYRSLENLHWTESSVFAHYRNTDSEFVLHCRSTRHMSEGSSGNVPLQSMSERAAVHRDLNLPHIAKVHPWLFPAADDKVSHSDAKRELKEKLRTHSSKTVEPNRPIRPQTFLADCMARATADRPCQHCQCKVPCSTVSAVHPALPNSTMPASRQCTSIVYHRMSPEHIKQEARRRLQLRRQNSSPNLTLYQEESESKGLVKSKTLESCKEQRPCPSRVWEADSTRKPCSKGRLYIPTFEEFKRMRSKEKSCLSKKDVSLENAESSVHKTLAQEPDTDTEQTIHMDTASLRLDLEQESISAPNGVSDTSSRGPFIVQHGSLDSRAHTSYWPAFTAPICSSPVSRFPFQALSMHSEKEELVVCDSHVSDTIRSSGFRGIAEQGPSSEAHSSCCPSLLLEATDLSGYGAKLQKMKDGLIGSALDLIKKSCSAESPSSGSCDDTTSQEQSDQSSAVSMTTQSWQKVPTHEVPSDPKLNLCSPGCRRSSSDMTHEAGESGKTPRGSRLRPHFSDPMPTDAVKRKQLELKIAAAARHHAQRRRQDKENGPVLMKANTTTSCSSGKESIYNAGRSHRTRHRWSNISSLSTDSGIVGVNDEREECEGSTRPTKPGEVERVDSGIGDALSRRWRARVAETTASLEAWEAHRPCTDCGEGNSAMDAESRGKRRETLCMKCVTRRMERKEAVLEFVNTESSYGEDLRIIKEEFYLPMQTAGLLTNEQLAVVFSNIQELIDLNEKFLEVLQDEIDQAFDQGDDDLMTVCIGEIFLEFVNMLPEFQTYCLQQPTSVGTLNALEKEKELLRIFLDVSQNDNTALRRMNLRSFLMAPLQRVTKYPLLLSRILKSTTEFHPDHSSLWEAKSRIESHLEHINMKTKQEGNTWTLRTFRRESRKNREVTNIEMREMAIKQVGWPREETRFIKEGPLQLAQPTDGQWVKKGCKSLKFQNVHALLMVNVKKTSDGGLEASSSAKTAKDAVLVLIKDKSNGKFVMLRDPLRLAHCVVSTDPDCEDTFELLEIRREGFVFRDSDSSRTQHWFQQIKNYSSHLGTWRKRRNALPNIMISTVQTRS; encoded by the exons ATGGACACACAGCGTCATCACGGCTGCTATTCAGGGCCCCTCTATCTCCTCCAACATCCGTGTGCAAACCTCCCATGTCCATCTGCTATGACATACATCCGTGCTGACGACCCGCATGAACATTCCAGAATCATTCCAAGCCCCCCGACTTACCAGCTGTGCACGAACCATGGCTTAAAGGCAGCCTCCGCCGGCAGCATGCATCCATTAAAGAGTGTAGTTTGCCATGTTGTTGGAGAGGAGTTTCACCCTCTACAAGCGTGCCATGCAGGTGCCCCAGCAGCGGGTACTATCGCTGAACCCAGGCTATATCGGAGCTTGGAGAACCTACACTGGACAGAGTCGAGTGTGTTTGCACACTACAGGAACACGGATAGTGAATTTGTTTTGCATTGTAGAAGCACTAGGCACATGTCGGAAGGATCGTCAGGGAATGTGCCTCTCCAAAGCATGTCAGAGAGGGCAGCTGTGCACAGAGACCTCAATCTGCCCCATATTGCCAAAGTCCATCCGTGGCTTTTTCCTGCAGCAGATGACAAGGTCTCCCATAGTGATGCCAAACGAGAACTGAAGGAGAAGCTAAGAACTCACAGCTCCAAGACTGTAGAACCCAACAGACCTATCCGCCCACAGACTTTTCTAGCTGACTGTATGGCAAGGGCGACGGCTGACAGACCATGCCAGCACTGCCAATGTAAGGTGCCCTGTAGCACGGTATCTGCGGTTCATCCTGCACTTCCGAACAGCACAATGCCAGCAAGCAGGCAATGCACAAGCATCGTATACCACAGGATGAGCCCAGAGCACATTAAGCAGGAAGCCAGGAGGAGGCTTCAGCTACGAAGGCAGAATAGCTCCCCAAACCTGACACTTTATCAAGAGGAGAGTGAGAGCAAAGGTTTGGTCAAGTCTAAAACGTTGGAGTCTTGCAAGGAGCAGAGGCCGTGCCCGAGCAGGGTGTGGGAGGCAGACTCCACAAGGAAGCCGTGCAGTAAGGGCAGGTTGTACATACCAACATTTGAAGAATTTAAGAGGATGCGCAGTAAGGAAAAGAGCTGCCTGTCAAAAAAAGATGTCTCCTTGGAAAATGCAGAATCCTCAGTACATAAGACACTTGCGCAAGAACCGGATACAGACACAGAGCAGACAATTCATATGGATACTGCTAGCCTTAGACTGGACCTTGAACAAGAATCCATTTCTGCACCCAACGGAGTCAGTGATACAAGCAGCAGAGGTCCGTTTATTGTACAGCATGGTTCATTAGACAGCAGAGCTCACACTTCATACTGGCCTGCATTCACAGCTCCCATTTGTTCCAGTCCTGTTTCAAGGTTTCCATTCCAGGCGCTATCCATGCATAGTGAGAAAGAAGAGCTTGTGGTGTGTGATTCTCATGTGTCTGATACAATTAGGTCTAGTGGATTCCGCGGCATTGCTGAGCAGGGTCCCTCTTCTGAAGCCCACTCTTCTTGCTGTCCATCTTTGCTTTTAGAAGCAACTGATCTGTCCGGTTATGGTGCCAAGCTGCAGAAAATGAAGGATGGCCTCATAGGATCAGCTCTGGATCTTATCAAGAAAAG CTGTAGCGCTGAATCTCCATCCAGTGGATCATGTGACGATACCACGTCGCAGGAGCAAAGCGATCAATCGTCTGCTGTCTCCATGACAACGCAAAGCTGGCAGAAGGTTCCAACTCATGAGGTGCCCTCTGACCCCAAACTCAAT CTGTGCAGTCCTGGGTGCCGCAGATCCAGCTCCGACATGACTCATGAAGCCGGGGAGTCAGGGAAAACCCCGCGTGGGAGTCGCCTGCGCCCACATTTCAGTGACCCCATGCCGACCGACGCAGTGAAAAGGAAACAGCTGGAGCTGAAAATTGCGGCAGCCGCACGTCACCACGCGCAGAGACGGAGGCAGGACAAGGAGAACG GACCGGTATTGATGAAAGCCAACACTACAACCTCCTGCAGCTCTGGGAAGGAAAGCATTTACAACGCAGGACGTTCCCACCGAACGCGGCATCGCTGGAGTAACATCAGCAGCCTGAGCACCGACAGTGGGATCGTTGGTGTCAACGATGAGAGAGAGGAGTGTGAAGGCAGCACGAGACCAACGAAGCCAGGAGAAGTGGAGAGGGTGGATAGCGGCATCGGAGACGCACTTTCCAGGAGGTGGCGAGCAAGAGTAGCTGAAACTACCGCTTCTCTAGAGGCGTGGGAGGCACACCGCCCATGCACAGACTGTGGGGAGGGCAATTCAGCAATGGATGCTGAAAGCCGAGGCAAAAGGAGAGAGACGTTATGCATGAAATGTGTCACTCGTAGGATGGAACGTAAGGAAGCCGTATTGGAATTTGTCAACACGGAATCGAGCTACGGGGAGGATCTGCGGATAATAAAAGAGGAATTCTACCTCCCTATGCAGACGGCAGGGCTGCTGACCAATGAACAGCTAGCCGTTGTGTTCAGCAACATACAGGAACTCATCGATCTCAATGAGAAGTTCCTCGAGGTCCTACAGGATGAAATTGACCAAGCGTTTGACCAG GGTGACGACGACCTGATGACAGTCTGCATTGGGGAGATCTTTTTGGAGTTTGTGAACATGTTACCAGAGTTTCAGACCTACTGCCTCCAGCAGCCGACCTCAGTAGGGACACTCAACGCcctggagaaagagaaggagctTCTGAG AATTTTCCTGGATGTGTCTCAGAATGACAACACTGCCCTACGACGCATGAACCTCCGATCATTCCTCATGGCTCCTTTACAAAGGGTCACCAAGTACCCGCTCCTGCTGAGCCGGATCCTCAAGAGTACAACGGAGTTTCACCCCGATCACAGCAGTTTGTGGGAAGCCAAAAGCCGTATTGAATCTCACTTAGAGCACATCAACATGAAAACCAAGCAGGAGGGGAACACATGGACGCTGAGGACCTTCCGCAGGGAGAGCAGAAAGAACAGGGAAGTGACCAACATTGAGATGAGAGAGATGGCCATCAAGCAAGTTGGTTGGCCAAGAGAGGAGACGCGCTTTATCAAGGAAGGACCTCTGCAGTTGGCACAGCCTACAGATGGCCAATGGGTCAAGAAAGGTTGTAAGTCTCTTAAGTTCCAGAACGTGCATGCCCTACTGATGGTGAACGTGAAGAAGACTTCTGACGGTGGTCTGGAAGCTAGTTCTTCTGCCAAAACAGCTAAAGATGCTGTTTTGGTGCTGATCAAAGACAAAAGCAACGGAAAGTTTGTGATGCTCAGGGACCCCCTGAGACTTGCCCACTGCGTGGTGTCCACCGACCCGGACTGTGAAGATACCTTTGAACTCTTGGAGATCAGGAGAGAAGGGTTTGTGTTCCGAGACAGTGACAGCTCCCGAACTCAGCACTGGTTCCAACAGATTAAAAATTACTCCAGCCATCTTGGAACCTGGAGGAAACGTCGCAATGCTCTCCCAAACATAATGATAAGCACAGTGCAAACAAGGTCATGA